One Phycisphaerae bacterium RAS2 DNA window includes the following coding sequences:
- the kpsU gene encoding 3-deoxy-manno-octulosonate cytidylyltransferase, producing MQMGSLNVVATVASNPADQTACRRVALGTRSAQRYAAVVNAVAIIPARYASSRFPAKALARETGKYLIQHVCEQVARCRAIRRVLVATDDARIADAVKSFGGEAVMTREDHPSGTDRVAEAAATLNCDVIVNVQGDEPEIEPAAIDQLVGLFEGRPDLPIATLACPFPADGDPRDPNAVKVVLTQSGDALYFSRSLIPFPRDTGGNPFGGAPCSPGASPWHLHIGVYAYRRSFLFELAKLPPTPLEKLEKLEQLRVLENGHRMAVAVVPRSPVGIDTPENYAAFVKRCRR from the coding sequence ATGCAAATGGGCAGCCTCAATGTGGTCGCCACCGTAGCAAGCAACCCCGCCGACCAGACTGCTTGCCGCCGCGTCGCACTTGGCACGCGTTCGGCGCAGCGATACGCTGCCGTCGTGAACGCCGTTGCCATCATCCCCGCCCGGTACGCCTCATCACGGTTTCCTGCGAAGGCCCTCGCGCGCGAGACCGGCAAATACCTGATCCAGCATGTATGCGAACAGGTTGCGCGATGCCGTGCAATCCGACGTGTGCTCGTGGCCACCGATGACGCGCGCATAGCCGATGCCGTCAAATCGTTCGGCGGCGAGGCGGTCATGACGCGCGAAGACCATCCAAGCGGGACCGACCGCGTTGCTGAAGCGGCGGCGACCCTGAATTGCGACGTCATTGTGAACGTGCAGGGCGACGAGCCGGAGATCGAGCCTGCAGCGATCGACCAGCTCGTTGGCTTGTTCGAGGGCCGCCCCGATCTTCCGATTGCCACGCTCGCCTGTCCTTTCCCGGCTGACGGCGACCCGCGCGATCCGAACGCGGTAAAGGTCGTGCTCACGCAGTCCGGCGATGCGCTGTATTTCTCGCGCAGTCTCATTCCATTCCCGCGCGATACCGGTGGCAACCCCTTCGGAGGCGCGCCGTGTTCGCCTGGCGCTTCTCCCTGGCACTTGCACATCGGCGTGTATGCCTATCGACGAAGCTTCCTCTTTGAATTGGCCAAGCTGCCGCCCACGCCGCTGGAAAAGCTGGAGAAGCTCGAACAACTTCGCGTGCTCGAAAACGGTCATCGCATGGCCGTCGCAGTGGTCCCTCGCTCACCGGTCGGCATTGACACACCCGAGAACTACGCGGCGTT
- the metF gene encoding 5,10-methylenetetrahydrofolate reductase, whose product MRIRELLSTGRPCFSFEFFPPKTDNGLEQLRATVRALRDLSPTFISVTYGAGGSTRDRTIELVSEIQRHYGVEVMAHLTCVGSTRDELAAVIDRLVGAGIGNILALRGDPPKGDVAFRPVADGFHFANELAAFIRAQNRDICVGGACYPEGHVECVGSDGARDANRDLENLQHKVEAGAAFLITQLFFDNSHYFRFVDRARAAGIGVPIIPGIMPITNVEQVRRFTQMCGATIPQTLLTELDRLKDDEDAVLSLGVAYATAQCLDLLNRGAPGIHFYTLNKSAATRTILTALRTLWPPAMRPA is encoded by the coding sequence ATGAGAATCCGCGAACTACTTTCGACCGGCCGCCCGTGTTTCTCGTTTGAGTTCTTCCCGCCCAAGACGGACAACGGGCTGGAGCAACTGCGCGCGACGGTGCGGGCGCTGCGCGATCTTTCGCCCACGTTCATTTCGGTGACGTACGGCGCCGGCGGCAGCACGCGCGATCGGACGATTGAACTGGTTTCGGAGATTCAGCGACACTACGGCGTTGAAGTCATGGCACACCTGACCTGCGTCGGCTCCACGCGCGACGAACTTGCTGCCGTGATCGACCGGTTGGTGGGCGCGGGCATTGGTAACATTCTCGCGCTTCGCGGCGATCCGCCGAAGGGCGACGTCGCGTTCAGGCCGGTGGCGGACGGGTTCCATTTCGCAAACGAACTGGCGGCGTTCATTCGCGCGCAGAACCGCGACATTTGCGTCGGTGGGGCGTGTTATCCGGAGGGGCACGTTGAGTGCGTCGGCTCCGACGGCGCGCGGGATGCGAACCGCGACCTGGAGAATCTTCAGCACAAGGTGGAGGCCGGGGCTGCGTTTCTCATCACGCAGCTGTTTTTTGACAACAGTCACTATTTCCGATTCGTCGATCGCGCCCGGGCCGCCGGCATCGGCGTGCCGATCATTCCCGGCATCATGCCGATTACGAATGTCGAGCAGGTCCGTCGGTTCACCCAGATGTGCGGCGCGACCATCCCGCAGACCCTGCTGACCGAACTGGACCGTCTCAAGGATGACGAAGACGCCGTCCTGTCGCTTGGCGTCGCGTACGCGACCGCGCAGTGCCTGGACCTGCTCAATCGCGGGGCACCGGGGATTCACTTCTACACGTTGAACAAGTCCGCTGCGACGCGCACCATTCTGACGGCGCTCCGCACGTTGTGGCCGCCCGCGATGCGCCCGGCGTGA
- the gpx1 gene encoding Hydroperoxy fatty acid reductase gpx1 yields the protein MTFKVIAAAALATACMISYPALAGPNDNQPKKKSPAKKQSGKKSKDADHMDAPALNFKVKDIDGEKVNLAKTYHGQVVMIVNVASQCGLTPQYKGLEELYGKYKDEGFVVLGFPANNYGAQEPGTNEEIKEFCTSKFDVTFPMFAKVSVKGEDICPLFKYLTAKDAGHDHGGDVKWNFNKFLIGRDGKVIGRFEPRVDPMSEEVTSAISTALEAPKPESAVEKKPAKEKSEKAPRPKKKGD from the coding sequence ATGACGTTCAAAGTGATTGCAGCGGCGGCGCTGGCAACGGCGTGCATGATCTCGTATCCCGCGCTGGCAGGCCCGAATGACAACCAACCGAAGAAGAAATCACCGGCGAAGAAGCAATCCGGCAAGAAATCGAAAGACGCCGATCACATGGACGCGCCTGCGTTGAACTTCAAGGTCAAGGACATCGACGGGGAGAAAGTCAACCTGGCCAAGACTTACCACGGACAGGTCGTGATGATCGTCAACGTCGCATCGCAGTGCGGACTCACGCCGCAATACAAGGGGCTGGAAGAACTCTACGGCAAATACAAGGATGAGGGGTTTGTCGTTCTTGGGTTTCCTGCCAACAACTACGGCGCGCAGGAACCGGGCACGAATGAAGAGATCAAGGAGTTCTGCACGTCGAAGTTTGACGTGACGTTTCCGATGTTCGCAAAGGTGAGCGTCAAGGGCGAGGATATCTGCCCCCTGTTTAAGTACCTCACGGCGAAAGATGCCGGGCACGACCACGGCGGCGACGTCAAGTGGAACTTCAACAAGTTCCTGATCGGGCGCGACGGGAAAGTGATCGGCCGTTTTGAACCGCGCGTGGACCCGATGAGCGAGGAAGTGACCTCGGCCATCAGCACGGCATTGGAGGCGCCCAAGCCGGAATCCGCGGTTGAGAAAAAACCGGCGAAGGAGAAGAGCGAGAAGGCGCCGCGACCGAAGAAGAAGGGCGATTAG